The Zerene cesonia ecotype Mississippi chromosome 14, Zerene_cesonia_1.1, whole genome shotgun sequence genome window below encodes:
- the LOC119831981 gene encoding protein AATF — MMKFKQKKNTKQTLSDRIADALTIKPRADIEDDEIFNTKPSTVTRADYSSSSDEDETVISDFRKRNVNLLSDISKKYEGKVVSKKELEENSSNDQVSDDESDNNENEKETKPGKGLSSEEDTGDESDDYSITKFQKQLQSDSDDEKSSDNDDGDQESDESDNEGEGYDISQMEEPIKEQFEHVKKQDVSEEAKKGICVRNQLLIWEGLLEMRIHLQRCMSTANKMPMSNIYKELKVNNDFAEESSKTINNVSTILDKFLTLQSMLLKNFPDTKSLSKGKQSQESKAEEKKKESDEEIPSDTDNEEIPSDTDNEEPTEENKEQTKIKRLPKKRKLDDYEGDIATCYKSFKSFRDSTIQKWNDKTRVATAANIKNAPTNTILQQISYILSDREKLIKRTQLKRSEYDIIGYKKEISEEENGPESNPITRSRKDDDEYIPEIFDDSDFYHQLLRELIECKSADITDPVQLSRQWITLQQMRSKMKRKVDTKATKGRKIKYVVHNPLVSYMAPEKLTKWNEESANELYSSLFGKIFEHNNVGLNVTLDDKK; from the exons atgaTGAAGTTCAAACAGAAAAagaatacaaaacaaacactGTCTGATAGAATAGCAGATGCACTAACTATTAAACCACGAGCTGATATAGAagatgatgaaatatttaatacaaaaccaAGTACAGTTACACGAGCGGATTATAGTAGTTCCTCCGACGAAGATGAAACTGTAATAAGTGACTTCCGCAAGCGGAACGTGAACCTGCTTAGTGATATTAGCAAAAAGTATGAAGGCAAGGTTGTATCTAAAAAAGAATTGGAAGAAAACAGTTCTAATGATCAAGTTTCCGATGACGAAAGCGATAACAATGAAAACGAGAAAGAAACAAAACCTGGTAAGGGATTATCATCTGAAGAAGATACTGGAGATGAAAGTGATGATTATAGCATAACAAAGTTCCAAAAACAACTTCAAAGTGATTCAGATGATGAGAAATCGTCAGATAATGATGATGGTGATCAGGAAAGTGACGAATCTGATAATGAGGGTGAAGGGTATGATATCAGTCAAATGGAGGAACCAATTAAAGAACAATTTGAACATGTCAAAAAGCAGGATGTATCTGAAGAGGCTAAAAAGGGTATCTGTGTCAGGAATCAACTGTTAATATGGGAAGGGCTTCTGGAAATGAGGATTCATTTACAGAGGTGTATGAGCACAGCAAACAAAATGCCCAtgagtaatatatataaagagttAAAGGTAAACAATGATTTTGCAGAAGAGAGTAGTAAAAccataaataatgtttctacAATTTTAGATAA atttttaacacTCCAAAGTATGCTTTTAAAAAACTTTCCTGATACAAAATCATTATCAAAAGGCAAGCAAAGTCAGGAATCTAAAGCGGAggagaaaaagaaagaaagcgATGAAGAGATACCAAGTGACACAGATAACGAAGAAATTCCATCTGATACAGATAATGAAGAACCTActgaagaaaataaagaacaaactaaaattaaaagattgcCTAAAAAACGTAAACTAGACGATTATGAAGGTGATATAGCAACATGTTACAAGTCATTCAAATCATTCAGGGATTCTACTATCCAGAAGTGGAATGACAAAACTCGTGTAGCAACAGctgcaaatataaaaaatgcaccAACAAACACTATACTTCAACAAATATCATACATTCTTTCTGATAGGGAAAAGCTTATAAAACGAACTCAGTTGAAACGGTCcgaatatgatataattggTTACAAAAAAGAGATCAGCGAAGAAGAAAATGGTCCAGAAAGCAATCCGATTACGAGAAGTAGAaaggatgatgatgaatatataCCTGAAATATTTGATGACAGCGATTTCTATCACCAGCTATTAAGAGAATTGATTGAATGTAAATCGGCAGACATAACAGATCCTGTTCAGTTGAGTAGGCAGTGGATAACCTTGCAGCAAATGAGGAGCAAAATGAAACGGAAGGTTGATACGAAAGCTACAAAAGGACGGAAGATAAAGTATGTAGTCCATAATCCATTAGTGAGTTACATGGCACCGGAGAAATTAACTAAATGGAATGAAGAGAGTGCAAATGAATTGTATAGCTCGTTATTTGGCAAAATATTTGAGCATAATAATGTTGGTTTAAATGTCACTTTGgatgataagaaataa